Proteins co-encoded in one Leptospira montravelensis genomic window:
- the mnmD gene encoding tRNA (5-methylaminomethyl-2-thiouridine)(34)-methyltransferase MnmD, which yields MEKDPSPENPKNEIEFKDGVPVSLLFDDVYFSKQGGYEESNYVFLEGNQIPSKLIQSPQSVFCIGELGFGSGLNVFVTLNTWMSLTNPASLAFYSLEGYPLQREILLTLNASYPGKRLWFEDLIFSYESAIKLWHQNPDKNSWKYTWTHPTNGNSFTLQVFFGDVGLCLPQFPKIHSWYLDGFSPGKNPDMWSSNTLKEIQKKSEPGTSFATFSSAGFLRRNLKELGFVVEKKKGFGRKREMITGYLESNAKTK from the coding sequence ATGGAAAAAGACCCCTCCCCCGAAAATCCGAAAAACGAAATCGAATTCAAAGATGGGGTTCCCGTTTCCCTTTTGTTTGACGATGTGTATTTTTCAAAACAAGGGGGGTATGAAGAATCAAACTATGTATTTTTGGAAGGAAATCAAATTCCATCCAAACTAATACAAAGCCCCCAATCGGTTTTTTGCATTGGGGAATTAGGATTTGGATCTGGACTCAATGTGTTTGTGACACTCAATACTTGGATGTCCTTAACCAACCCAGCTTCCCTTGCGTTTTATAGTCTCGAAGGTTATCCTTTACAAAGAGAAATCCTACTAACACTAAACGCAAGTTATCCGGGAAAAAGGCTTTGGTTCGAAGACTTAATATTCTCTTACGAATCTGCCATAAAACTTTGGCACCAAAATCCGGATAAAAATTCATGGAAATACACCTGGACCCATCCTACTAACGGAAATTCATTCACATTACAAGTGTTTTTTGGAGATGTTGGACTTTGTTTACCTCAGTTTCCAAAAATTCATTCTTGGTATTTAGATGGATTTTCTCCTGGGAAAAATCCTGATATGTGGTCTTCTAATACTCTAAAGGAGATACAAAAAAAATCAGAACCTGGCACAAGTTTTGCCACTTTTTCTTCAGCCGGATTTTTACGTAGGAATCTAAAAGAACTTGGATTTGTTGTGGAAAAGAAAAAAGGCTTTGGTCGAAAACGAGAAATGATCACTGGATATTTAGAATCAAATGCAAAAACCAAATAA
- a CDS encoding FapA family protein, protein MSLTEFLTEELKEFDRKEKEQVEVIADTIEECLAIASQHLGRKVHEIDYTVLKRGKKSLFFSEPYHIRASIIPDDMLLDELSLLDEHLTGGSGKLVSKDLKELVTPKNKDGRVAVKIYRTGVFLTVYPPTGEGLEMTMADVSKKLSFRGVAGVDQNLINKILKEKKGEPVLISNQKPKAGNDSSCNVEIAQENMRAFVTVFPARPGGRDLEVSDVVAALKGMGVAHGLKEDEIRRCLDEDIHNKPFIGAEGDFPVNGKNAEIKYYVRTEKKINFKEDQSGRVDYKDLDMIENVVVGQLLAEKLPAEKGKFGRNLFGMVLPAKDGLDTELKQGKGTILSEDKMRLTAEVNGQVLYAAGRLSVETVYRINGDVGVRTGNVTFLGSIIITGNVEDNYSVKAAGNIEIYGTVQKAIVEADGDIIVRQGVTGREEARVESTGGNIVAKFIQNATCITEKDIIVQEGILHSHLMAGGKVSCKGKRGQIVGGTIQAAQLISAKIIGSQANPQTDLIVGNNPKILKQIQEYEEKRKENQDKLDQLTKTMRTLKARKEADPASFTAEQDAHLQKLDAGTRKLEKRIAEAGKDIQTLTEYMDEQAASGRISVEKTIFPGVTIRIRNADFKLRHETKAKTFYEEESQVRSMPYEDPDETKNDWRKKRGRGKSKN, encoded by the coding sequence ATGTCGCTCACTGAATTTCTTACAGAGGAACTGAAAGAGTTCGATCGTAAGGAAAAAGAACAAGTGGAAGTCATTGCCGATACCATTGAAGAGTGTCTGGCAATTGCGTCGCAGCACTTGGGTCGCAAAGTTCATGAGATCGATTATACTGTTTTAAAAAGAGGAAAGAAGTCCTTATTCTTTTCTGAACCCTATCATATTCGTGCCTCCATCATTCCCGATGATATGCTATTAGATGAACTTAGTCTTTTGGATGAGCATCTAACGGGTGGTAGTGGGAAATTAGTTTCCAAAGATTTAAAAGAACTAGTCACTCCTAAAAATAAAGATGGCCGTGTTGCCGTTAAGATATATAGAACCGGTGTATTTTTAACCGTTTATCCTCCTACTGGTGAAGGATTGGAAATGACAATGGCTGATGTATCCAAGAAACTTTCGTTTCGTGGAGTGGCCGGTGTCGACCAAAACCTAATTAACAAAATTCTCAAAGAGAAGAAGGGGGAACCGGTTCTCATCTCGAATCAGAAACCAAAAGCAGGAAATGACTCTAGTTGCAACGTAGAAATTGCTCAAGAAAATATGCGTGCTTTTGTCACTGTGTTTCCTGCAAGGCCAGGTGGTCGTGATTTAGAGGTTTCTGATGTTGTGGCGGCCCTCAAAGGGATGGGTGTGGCTCACGGATTAAAAGAGGATGAAATTAGAAGGTGTTTGGATGAAGACATTCATAACAAACCTTTTATTGGTGCGGAAGGTGATTTCCCTGTGAACGGTAAAAACGCGGAAATCAAATACTATGTTCGCACCGAAAAGAAAATCAATTTTAAAGAAGACCAATCGGGTCGTGTCGATTACAAAGACTTAGATATGATTGAAAACGTTGTCGTAGGACAACTGTTAGCTGAAAAACTTCCAGCAGAAAAAGGAAAGTTCGGGCGCAATTTATTTGGAATGGTATTACCAGCCAAAGATGGTTTGGATACCGAACTCAAACAAGGAAAAGGAACTATTTTGTCGGAAGACAAAATGCGTCTCACAGCAGAGGTCAACGGACAAGTGTTATATGCTGCTGGTAGACTTTCTGTAGAAACTGTTTATCGTATCAATGGCGACGTGGGAGTTCGTACAGGAAACGTTACCTTCCTTGGTTCTATCATCATCACAGGAAACGTAGAAGACAATTATTCTGTGAAAGCCGCGGGTAATATTGAAATTTATGGAACAGTCCAAAAAGCCATTGTGGAAGCCGATGGAGACATCATTGTCCGCCAAGGGGTAACGGGAAGAGAAGAGGCACGTGTGGAATCCACTGGGGGAAACATTGTTGCTAAGTTCATCCAAAACGCCACTTGTATTACCGAAAAAGACATCATTGTCCAAGAAGGAATTTTACATTCCCATCTCATGGCAGGTGGAAAGGTTTCTTGTAAAGGAAAACGAGGCCAAATTGTGGGTGGAACCATCCAAGCGGCCCAACTTATTTCCGCTAAAATCATTGGCTCACAAGCCAACCCACAAACCGACCTCATCGTGGGAAATAATCCGAAGATCCTAAAACAGATCCAGGAATACGAAGAAAAACGAAAAGAGAACCAGGACAAACTGGACCAACTCACAAAAACAATGCGAACTCTCAAAGCCAGAAAAGAAGCGGATCCTGCCAGTTTTACGGCTGAACAGGACGCTCATTTGCAAAAATTGGACGCAGGTACAAGAAAACTCGAAAAACGCATTGCAGAAGCAGGAAAGGACATCCAGACACTTACTGAATACATGGATGAACAGGCTGCTAGCGGGCGTATTTCCGTTGAGAAGACCATTTTCCCTGGAGTTACCATTCGCATCCGCAATGCCGATTTCAAACTTCGCCACGAGACAAAAGCAAAGACATTCTACGAAGAGGAATCTCAGGTTCGCAGTATGCCTTACGAAGATCCAGACGAAACGAAAAATGACTGGAGAAAAAAGAGAGGCCGTGGTAAGTCTAAGAATTAG
- the lpxK gene encoding tetraacyldisaccharide 4'-kinase: MKILLYLFYPLSLLYQLLFWWSQRGVSSFHLPNVLVISVGNLTVGGTGKTPFVQYLVRFFNQTYPSYAITILSRGYKAEKSKEGAILPNGLEPRLYGDEPSQHKEMFPNAQVIIGRDRKTSFLRYNQVVSKKHIVILDDGFQHKAVYRDFDFVLLDANSAFGNGMTLPLGFLREPVRNSKRANAIVFTKLSPQNKFRLDGYKKILTRNEVNVPIFHSYFRPSVHEVVITRNLAYRTNPVNPDSTSNYFLVTGVGNPKSVYETASSALSSKSIRSKFFPDHFEYGTTSLLSLCKEIQTDEILVTTEKDWIKMRSDESFLAELVFRKTRVFLILIQVSVDEEAELKSMLAALVSTYESKIDQV, from the coding sequence ATGAAAATACTTTTATATTTGTTTTACCCTCTGAGTTTGCTCTACCAGCTTCTATTCTGGTGGTCACAAAGAGGGGTTTCCTCCTTCCACTTACCAAATGTTTTAGTCATTAGTGTGGGAAACCTGACGGTGGGAGGAACTGGCAAAACACCTTTTGTTCAATACTTAGTTCGTTTTTTTAATCAAACTTATCCTAGTTATGCGATTACCATCTTATCGAGAGGTTATAAAGCCGAAAAAAGTAAAGAAGGTGCCATCTTACCGAATGGATTAGAACCTAGGTTATACGGGGATGAACCAAGCCAACATAAAGAAATGTTTCCAAATGCACAGGTAATCATCGGCAGAGATAGAAAAACATCATTTCTGCGTTACAACCAAGTGGTTTCAAAAAAACATATTGTCATCCTTGATGACGGGTTCCAACACAAAGCAGTTTATCGAGATTTTGATTTTGTTTTGTTAGATGCAAATTCCGCTTTTGGGAATGGAATGACTCTCCCATTGGGTTTTTTAAGAGAACCAGTTAGGAATAGCAAACGGGCCAATGCGATTGTTTTTACGAAACTTTCCCCTCAAAACAAATTTCGATTAGATGGATATAAAAAAATATTAACTCGAAACGAAGTGAATGTTCCGATTTTCCATTCCTACTTTCGACCGTCAGTTCACGAAGTAGTAATCACTAGAAATTTGGCTTATCGAACAAATCCGGTAAATCCCGATTCAACTTCGAATTATTTTTTAGTTACTGGTGTTGGAAATCCTAAAAGTGTTTATGAAACTGCAAGCTCGGCTTTGAGTTCCAAGTCCATACGATCTAAATTTTTCCCTGACCATTTTGAATATGGAACCACTTCTTTATTATCCTTATGTAAGGAAATACAAACAGATGAGATTTTGGTCACAACAGAAAAAGATTGGATCAAAATGCGAAGTGATGAGTCTTTTTTGGCAGAGCTTGTTTTTCGCAAAACAAGAGTTTTTTTGATTTTAATCCAAGTTTCAGTAGATGAAGAGGCCGAACTAAAATCTATGTTAGCTGCTCTCGTTTCCACATACGAATCAAAAATCGATCAGGTTTGA
- the flhF gene encoding flagellar biosynthesis protein FlhF, translating into MDFVKIRGKDLQDCIMQMKMKYGPEAHLYDQRVITEGGLFGTGLMAQRMYEIDVGVPEKQNSKERIERKLKDLKELIKQKQRTETLPESGLVSIGANQTSQVGTPLRKKNIDAVRPFSERRRRQNPPVYELETLEERPVGLSISEAKDSLLEVSAPSKQQIPERHPHIQKLIDRLLNEGMSSGFLEEMAIALERRLSAVDLTRYANVTDKAVTYLEERIQIDSDLFSGTPRGKRKVIFFVGPTGSGKTTSIAKLAAKYSLHMGKKVSLYTTDNYRIAAIDQLKFYADAMGLPFYAAKDLRKMKETIVRDGSELILVDTAGYSHRKSENLEKLQEFYQVFGEKDYIETVLVLSSTVSKDNALAVANAYESVGYKRILLTKLDEAEFLGSVVELADTIHREFAFLSVGQDVPFDILNASKKLLAECVIFPEKLKGIAGEVFEKTV; encoded by the coding sequence ATGGATTTTGTAAAAATCCGAGGTAAAGACTTACAAGACTGCATCATGCAGATGAAAATGAAATACGGTCCAGAGGCTCACCTCTACGACCAACGAGTCATCACAGAAGGTGGGCTTTTTGGTACGGGGCTTATGGCCCAACGTATGTATGAAATTGATGTAGGTGTCCCAGAAAAACAAAACTCAAAAGAGAGAATTGAACGTAAGTTAAAGGACCTCAAAGAACTTATCAAACAAAAACAAAGAACAGAAACCTTACCTGAATCAGGTCTTGTGAGTATTGGTGCAAACCAAACGTCACAAGTGGGGACACCTCTTCGCAAAAAAAATATCGATGCCGTTCGTCCATTTTCGGAGCGCCGTCGTAGACAAAATCCCCCTGTTTACGAATTGGAAACTCTAGAAGAAAGACCGGTTGGGTTATCGATTTCGGAAGCAAAGGATTCCCTTTTGGAAGTTTCCGCTCCTTCTAAACAACAAATTCCAGAACGGCACCCACATATCCAAAAACTCATAGATCGTTTGTTAAACGAAGGTATGTCTTCTGGATTTTTAGAAGAGATGGCCATTGCACTTGAGCGCCGGTTATCGGCTGTGGATCTCACTCGGTATGCCAATGTGACAGACAAAGCCGTTACTTATTTAGAAGAAAGAATCCAAATTGATTCCGATTTGTTTAGTGGAACTCCTCGTGGGAAACGAAAGGTGATTTTTTTTGTAGGACCGACTGGATCTGGAAAAACTACATCCATTGCAAAGCTAGCTGCAAAGTACAGTTTACACATGGGAAAAAAAGTTTCCCTTTATACTACAGACAACTACCGGATTGCTGCCATAGACCAACTTAAATTTTATGCGGATGCGATGGGTTTACCATTTTATGCTGCAAAAGATCTTCGTAAAATGAAAGAGACCATTGTCCGAGATGGGTCCGAACTCATTTTGGTTGATACCGCAGGATACTCCCATAGAAAGTCCGAAAACCTAGAAAAACTTCAGGAATTCTACCAAGTATTTGGGGAAAAGGATTATATTGAAACCGTCCTTGTTCTTTCCTCCACGGTTTCCAAAGACAATGCACTGGCTGTGGCAAACGCGTATGAGTCGGTAGGTTATAAAAGAATTTTATTAACCAAGCTGGATGAAGCAGAATTTTTAGGTTCTGTAGTGGAATTAGCCGATACTATTCACAGGGAATTCGCATTTTTAAGTGTAGGCCAGGATGTTCCATTTGATATCCTAAATGCCTCGAAAAAACTTCTTGCCGAATGTGTGATTTTTCCTGAAAAATTGAAAGGGATAGCGGGCGAGGTCTTCGAAAAGACCGTGTAA
- the whiG gene encoding RNA polymerase sigma factor WhiG — MSRLLDKYNQFDETDLWKQYRVTKDAEIRSYLVEKYSPLVKHVAGRIAIGMPQNVEFEDLVSYGVFGLLDAIEKFDPSREIKFKTYAMTRIRGSIFDELRSVDWIPRSIRQKAKQLENIIAMLENKEGKKVEDEEIAKELGVSMEEYNSLLAKLSGTSLVSLNDIWFLGDENDEVSFMETLESPMNMNPDNIIEKEEIKNVIVEAIQSLPEKEKKVIVLYYYEDLTLKEIGEVLEVTESRISQLHTKAVARLRSKLSKVKSAIQKR, encoded by the coding sequence ATGTCAAGATTGCTAGACAAATACAATCAGTTTGATGAGACAGATCTTTGGAAACAATACCGCGTCACAAAAGATGCGGAGATCCGAAGTTACCTTGTCGAAAAATATTCTCCTCTCGTCAAACACGTGGCAGGACGAATCGCCATCGGTATGCCTCAAAACGTAGAATTTGAGGACCTTGTCAGTTATGGCGTCTTTGGTCTGTTAGATGCGATTGAAAAGTTTGACCCTTCTCGCGAAATTAAATTTAAAACTTATGCCATGACTCGTATTCGCGGGTCCATTTTTGACGAACTTAGAAGTGTGGATTGGATCCCTCGTTCTATCCGTCAAAAGGCAAAACAACTCGAAAACATCATTGCCATGCTTGAGAACAAGGAAGGCAAAAAAGTAGAAGATGAAGAGATCGCCAAAGAACTCGGTGTTTCTATGGAAGAGTATAATTCACTTCTTGCAAAACTATCGGGAACCTCTCTCGTTTCTCTCAATGATATTTGGTTTCTCGGTGATGAGAACGATGAAGTTTCCTTTATGGAAACTCTTGAATCTCCGATGAATATGAATCCCGACAATATCATCGAAAAAGAAGAAATCAAAAACGTAATCGTAGAAGCCATCCAGTCTCTTCCAGAAAAAGAAAAAAAAGTAATCGTACTTTATTATTATGAAGACCTCACCTTAAAAGAAATTGGTGAAGTTTTGGAAGTTACGGAATCAAGAATTTCGCAACTTCATACAAAAGCAGTCGCAAGACTTCGCAGCAAACTCTCTAAAGTAAAATCCGCGATCCAGAAAAGGTAA
- the hisE gene encoding phosphoribosyl-ATP diphosphatase produces MEFLLKLEELLRKRKEELPEKSYTAELFRDGVDRILKKIGEEAGEVIIAAKNPNEKELIHEIADLVFHLEVLMVEKGISLSTIAKELEKRHS; encoded by the coding sequence ATGGAATTTTTACTGAAATTGGAAGAACTACTCCGCAAACGTAAGGAAGAATTGCCTGAAAAGTCTTATACTGCTGAACTCTTTCGTGATGGGGTTGACCGAATTCTCAAAAAAATTGGAGAGGAAGCAGGTGAGGTCATCATTGCTGCAAAAAATCCCAATGAAAAAGAACTGATTCATGAAATTGCTGATTTGGTTTTTCACTTAGAAGTCCTAATGGTAGAAAAAGGAATCAGTCTTTCTACCATTGCCAAAGAATTAGAAAAACGCCACAGCTAA
- a CDS encoding MinD/ParA family protein gives MDQAANLRKLTESGAGLKLVQPQDTAKKTKIIAVASGKGGVGKSTVSVNLAISIAKTGLKVLIFDGDLGLANVNVLLGIIPKYNLYHVVKGHKSLKDIVISTPEGVDIIAGASGYSQLANLNETQRNNLIKGFAELDRYDVMIIDTGAGISANVIGLVMPADEVIVVTTPEPTSITDSYGLIKSIVSQSKDKNLKIIVNRVRSAIEGKKVADRVIDISGQFLEVQVENLGFIFQDEEVEKSIREQKPFIIGAPRSKAAACLTRVTHTLLQTEGGYSDEEGLTGFFKKFFSFVDFKEKEMEEKMEEDI, from the coding sequence ATGGACCAAGCTGCAAATCTTAGAAAGCTCACGGAATCTGGTGCTGGATTAAAACTTGTACAACCCCAGGATACAGCCAAAAAAACGAAAATCATAGCCGTAGCCTCCGGGAAAGGGGGAGTGGGCAAAAGTACTGTTTCTGTCAACCTTGCCATCTCCATTGCCAAAACAGGTCTAAAAGTTTTAATCTTCGATGGTGACTTGGGCCTTGCCAATGTAAACGTCCTTCTTGGGATCATTCCGAAATATAATTTATACCATGTGGTCAAAGGCCATAAATCTCTAAAAGACATCGTGATATCCACTCCAGAAGGTGTGGACATCATTGCAGGAGCTTCTGGGTATTCCCAACTGGCAAACCTGAATGAAACACAAAGAAACAATTTAATCAAAGGATTTGCTGAGCTCGATCGTTACGATGTGATGATCATTGATACGGGTGCAGGAATTTCTGCCAATGTCATAGGGCTTGTGATGCCTGCCGATGAAGTGATTGTTGTGACCACACCGGAACCCACTTCCATCACCGACTCTTATGGACTGATCAAATCCATTGTTTCTCAATCCAAAGACAAAAATCTTAAAATCATCGTGAACCGAGTTCGGTCTGCGATTGAAGGAAAAAAAGTTGCCGATCGTGTGATTGATATCTCGGGTCAATTTTTAGAAGTCCAAGTGGAAAACTTAGGATTTATTTTCCAAGATGAAGAGGTGGAAAAATCCATTCGGGAACAAAAACCATTCATTATCGGGGCACCACGTTCCAAAGCAGCCGCCTGTCTGACAAGAGTCACACATACCCTCTTACAAACCGAAGGTGGTTATAGTGACGAGGAAGGCCTTACCGGTTTCTTTAAAAAATTCTTTAGCTTTGTGGATTTCAAAGAGAAAGAAATGGAAGAGAAGATGGAGGAAGACATCTAA
- a CDS encoding DUF370 domain-containing protein — protein MSSFPVLNVGFSNVVFVSKILTILQADSAGAKRLRSEAKSESRLIDATGGRKTRSVLVLDSGHILLSAIRPESLSKRLESGDNHFAEGEEESED, from the coding sequence ATGTCTTCGTTTCCGGTACTCAATGTAGGATTTTCAAACGTAGTATTCGTTTCGAAAATTCTTACAATCCTCCAAGCGGACTCTGCAGGCGCCAAACGCCTTCGTTCGGAAGCAAAATCGGAAAGTCGCCTGATTGATGCCACTGGTGGTCGAAAAACACGATCTGTTCTTGTTTTGGATTCTGGGCATATCCTTCTGTCAGCCATTCGTCCAGAAAGTTTATCCAAACGTTTAGAGTCAGGGGATAATCATTTCGCAGAAGGGGAAGAGGAGTCGGAAGATTGA
- the mnmC gene encoding FAD-dependent 5-carboxymethylaminomethyl-2-thiouridine(34) oxidoreductase MnmC, translating to MQKPNKTAVVVGAGIAGASICLALKQRNIETILLEEDTGPAKHASGNPIGVVYPFLTKHKLAESEFSYDAFLYFLSVWEKFHLKDLVPHVDGIYFLLDSNEAYDRYSNALISHQIPDHLAKESLEPFSNLPAIFFPAGKSVSPVDLTKQIIILSDPKIQYSSKLVNWEESENGTKVICQTTNGLIECDYLFLTQGYHFAEDPHLAWLPLKKVRGQILKFPEQNPTNPHGILYGDYITPAINGFQVLGATFDEFKLEETPRAEETEILWDGLSKKLPKLFSQWKTQNPQEFSPRVSYRTQSQDRHPVVGKLPNRSKLDLSITYQNSLKNAKKKMDIPYYESVGILNGLGSRGLTHGLYAAEILVSSLLKEPNSISDSIFNSLKPDRFLIRMWKREQLT from the coding sequence ATGCAAAAACCAAATAAAACTGCTGTGGTTGTAGGAGCAGGAATTGCTGGAGCCAGCATTTGTTTAGCGTTAAAACAAAGAAATATAGAAACGATATTACTCGAAGAAGACACGGGCCCTGCAAAACATGCAAGTGGGAACCCCATTGGTGTGGTTTATCCATTTCTCACCAAACATAAACTAGCTGAATCTGAGTTTTCCTACGATGCATTTTTATATTTCCTTTCTGTTTGGGAAAAATTCCATTTAAAAGACCTAGTCCCTCATGTAGATGGGATATACTTTTTACTAGATTCTAATGAAGCTTATGATCGTTATTCGAATGCACTCATCTCTCACCAAATTCCTGATCACTTAGCAAAAGAGAGTCTGGAACCGTTTTCAAACCTCCCTGCCATTTTTTTCCCAGCAGGGAAATCTGTATCCCCAGTTGACCTCACCAAACAAATAATCATTTTATCCGATCCAAAAATCCAATATTCTTCTAAGTTAGTAAATTGGGAAGAATCAGAAAATGGAACAAAGGTTATCTGCCAAACAACAAATGGTCTAATCGAATGTGATTATTTATTTTTAACGCAAGGTTACCACTTTGCAGAAGATCCTCATTTGGCCTGGTTACCTTTAAAAAAAGTGAGAGGACAAATTCTAAAATTCCCAGAACAAAATCCCACCAATCCTCACGGAATTCTTTACGGCGATTATATCACACCAGCCATAAACGGATTCCAAGTATTAGGTGCCACATTTGATGAATTCAAATTAGAAGAAACTCCAAGGGCTGAAGAAACAGAAATTTTGTGGGATGGGTTATCCAAAAAACTTCCAAAACTTTTTTCACAGTGGAAAACACAAAATCCGCAAGAATTTTCACCTAGAGTGAGTTATCGAACGCAATCACAAGATCGCCATCCTGTTGTTGGTAAATTGCCCAATCGATCCAAACTGGATTTATCGATTACGTATCAAAATTCTCTTAAAAATGCAAAAAAAAAGATGGATATCCCCTATTACGAATCCGTGGGCATTTTAAACGGACTTGGTTCCAGAGGTCTCACTCACGGCTTGTATGCGGCAGAGATTTTAGTTTCTTCTCTATTGAAAGAACCAAACTCCATTTCTGATTCGATATTTAATTCACTCAAACCTGATCGATTTTTGATTCGTATGTGGAAACGAGAGCAGCTAACATAG
- a CDS encoding thioredoxin fold domain-containing protein: MVRKFLPVFFLLCTSSIFSESPWGSSIQKGFEAAKQDKKFIVVDVFADWCTYCLVLEKEIFPDPEVSRILESFVKVRLDGEEFPNLRKKYSIEGYPTILFLDGDGNYVTKISGLATKEDILGVSKRILQEPNLESYLKTELRRNTNSPDIHFRLGLLYFQNKEFEKAEQQFSDAVQKSKNQTILKENAHFNLSLVRSIHGPKESAVKSWKEFLDTYPTSSRKTTAKLYYGLTLKDVGETKLAKVVLMEIKPKLTTETDKSMCNEALSEMERGF; this comes from the coding sequence ATGGTTCGTAAGTTTTTACCTGTTTTTTTTCTTCTTTGCACAAGCTCCATATTTTCCGAATCCCCCTGGGGTAGCTCTATCCAAAAAGGATTTGAGGCCGCCAAACAGGACAAAAAATTTATCGTCGTAGATGTATTTGCCGATTGGTGTACATATTGTTTGGTTTTAGAAAAAGAAATTTTTCCTGATCCAGAAGTCAGTCGTATTTTAGAGAGCTTCGTTAAAGTTCGGTTAGATGGAGAAGAGTTCCCCAACTTACGAAAAAAATACAGTATAGAAGGATACCCTACTATACTATTTTTGGATGGGGATGGAAACTATGTTACAAAAATTTCCGGACTCGCCACAAAAGAAGATATACTTGGTGTATCCAAACGGATCCTGCAAGAACCAAACCTAGAATCTTATCTAAAAACAGAACTTAGACGAAATACCAATAGTCCGGACATCCATTTTCGTTTGGGTTTATTATACTTTCAAAACAAAGAGTTTGAAAAAGCAGAACAACAATTCTCAGATGCTGTCCAAAAATCCAAAAACCAAACCATCCTTAAAGAAAATGCACACTTTAATTTAAGCTTAGTAAGATCCATTCATGGCCCGAAAGAATCTGCGGTAAAATCCTGGAAAGAATTTTTAGATACTTATCCAACTTCCAGTCGCAAAACTACCGCTAAACTATACTATGGACTTACACTGAAAGATGTTGGCGAGACAAAACTTGCAAAAGTTGTACTTATGGAAATCAAACCAAAATTAACAACCGAAACAGATAAATCGATGTGTAACGAAGCTTTGTCGGAAATGGAAAGAGGATTTTAG